In a genomic window of Prochlorococcus marinus subsp. marinus str. CCMP1375:
- a CDS encoding fatty acid desaturase: protein MRNHQTIQRSDFVITPYLKRSNARAFWQVSTTIIPVALLWILIAWIDQSSFKTPFRALGLIPVLAILTLLSSRAFSLMHDCGHGSLFRSRRLNRITGFLLGTLNAIPQYPWSRDHAFHHRHNGNWEVYRGPVDVITLEDYQALSKINQFLYSISRHWLMLFPGGFFYLVIKPRLTLINAIAHFIWSILVELCNKLLKRDFANLFSFSTRFQANYSGYGNSSGELIDLIANNVIVIISWILMSRWLGAGLFWSCYSIIMTASAAIFICIFFVQHNFEGSYANGSNEWSAILGAVDGSSNLDIPRLLNWFLADISFHSMHHLCDRIPNYNLRACHIRNKHLLVNAKYLKISDIPGCFEYILWDEHAQQLATI from the coding sequence TTGAGAAATCATCAAACAATTCAACGTAGTGATTTTGTTATTACTCCTTATTTGAAGCGCAGTAATGCGAGAGCATTTTGGCAAGTATCAACGACAATTATTCCAGTAGCCCTTCTCTGGATCTTAATAGCTTGGATTGATCAATCATCTTTTAAGACTCCTTTTAGAGCACTTGGATTGATTCCTGTACTTGCCATCTTAACTTTGTTGTCATCACGAGCATTTTCTTTGATGCATGACTGTGGTCACGGTTCGCTTTTTCGTTCTCGGAGGTTAAATCGTATAACAGGATTTTTACTTGGGACTCTCAATGCAATACCTCAATACCCTTGGTCACGTGACCATGCTTTCCATCATCGCCACAATGGGAATTGGGAGGTGTATCGAGGTCCTGTTGACGTTATAACTCTAGAGGATTATCAAGCACTATCAAAAATAAATCAGTTTCTTTATTCAATTAGTCGTCATTGGTTGATGTTATTCCCTGGAGGTTTCTTTTATCTTGTAATCAAACCTCGTTTGACATTGATAAATGCCATTGCTCATTTTATTTGGTCTATATTGGTTGAACTTTGTAATAAATTACTAAAAAGAGATTTCGCAAATCTCTTTTCTTTCTCTACAAGATTTCAAGCAAATTACTCAGGATATGGAAATTCTTCTGGAGAGTTGATAGATCTAATTGCTAACAATGTCATTGTTATCATCAGTTGGATTCTTATGAGTAGATGGCTAGGAGCTGGTCTTTTTTGGAGTTGCTATTCGATAATAATGACGGCTTCAGCCGCTATTTTTATTTGTATATTCTTCGTTCAGCACAATTTTGAAGGTTCTTACGCTAATGGCAGTAATGAATGGAGTGCCATACTTGGTGCAGTTGATGGGAGTAGCAACTTAGACATACCTAGACTATTGAATTGGTTCCTTGCTGACATTTCCTTCCATAGCATGCACCATTTATGTGACCGTATACCTAATTATAATTTGAGAGCTTGTCATATTAGAAATAAACACCTACTTGTTAATGCAAAATATCTAAAAATCAGTGATATTCCAGGTTGTTTTGAATATATTCTTTGGGATGAGCATGCACAGCAATTGGCAACAATATAA
- a CDS encoding nucleoside 2-deoxyribosyltransferase: protein MTRKIIYLASPYGFSKQCKKNLLPEFIAALEDLGAEVWEPFSRNAQYENLQPGWAHDIALADLRDVRNSDGILAVVNGTPPDEGVMIELGAAIALGKPTFLFRDDFRRCSDSEEYPLNLMLFAGLPSIGWNDYFYTSIEELSDPKKSLAIWLKD from the coding sequence ATGACTCGAAAAATTATTTACTTAGCTTCTCCATATGGATTTTCAAAACAGTGTAAAAAGAATCTTCTGCCTGAGTTTATTGCAGCACTTGAAGACCTAGGGGCAGAAGTTTGGGAGCCTTTTAGTCGTAATGCTCAATATGAAAACCTTCAGCCAGGTTGGGCTCATGACATTGCACTTGCAGATTTACGTGATGTAAGGAATTCAGATGGAATACTTGCGGTTGTTAATGGCACCCCCCCTGATGAAGGGGTAATGATTGAGCTTGGTGCAGCTATTGCATTAGGTAAGCCGACATTTTTGTTTCGTGATGACTTTCGTCGCTGTAGCGATTCTGAAGAATATCCTCTTAATCTAATGCTTTTTGCTGGGTTGCCTTCTATTGGATGGAATGATTATTTTTATACATCAATTGAGGAATTATCAGATCCGAAGAAAAGTTTGGCAATTTGGTTGAAAGATTGA
- a CDS encoding phosphoribosyltransferase, whose product MRLLSWEEFNSCVQKIAYLCRDKDFSGVYGVPRGGLCLAVSISHILRIPFLQDPAPNSLVVDDVYETGLTLDTFREIPDVTAFVWLSKVECGWWNAIEVCAPEEWIVFPWEEPLFAKEEEEFYRLNRN is encoded by the coding sequence ATGCGACTTCTAAGCTGGGAAGAATTTAATAGCTGTGTTCAGAAAATTGCCTATTTATGTAGGGATAAGGATTTCTCAGGCGTTTATGGAGTTCCTAGAGGAGGACTTTGCCTAGCAGTTTCAATTAGCCATATATTGAGAATTCCCTTTTTGCAGGACCCAGCGCCTAACTCATTGGTAGTTGATGATGTTTATGAAACAGGATTGACATTAGATACATTTAGAGAAATTCCTGATGTCACAGCATTTGTTTGGTTAAGTAAAGTTGAATGCGGATGGTGGAATGCTATAGAAGTTTGTGCACCTGAAGAATGGATTGTTTTCCCCTGGGAGGAACCTTTGTTCGCCAAGGAAGAAGAAGAGTTTTATCGATTGAACAGGAATTAA
- a CDS encoding TatA/E family twin arginine-targeting protein translocase, with translation MNIFGVGLPEIAVIAVLGLIIFGPKRLPEFGRMIGKTVKSLQKASLEFEDEVNRAINDEEPNNKKNTNTSENVANSVIDINNKDV, from the coding sequence ATGAACATTTTTGGGGTTGGATTACCTGAGATAGCTGTTATAGCAGTATTAGGGTTAATCATTTTTGGACCAAAAAGATTGCCTGAGTTTGGAAGAATGATTGGCAAGACAGTCAAATCATTACAAAAGGCATCTTTGGAATTTGAAGATGAAGTTAATCGCGCCATCAATGATGAAGAACCTAACAATAAAAAAAACACAAATACTTCAGAGAACGTTGCTAATAGCGTAATTGATATTAATAATAAAGATGTATAA
- a CDS encoding AEC family transporter: MEIVYLLFELIPCLSIGYLIGRFNQNLSLKIAKPLTTFGIPISLMGLLLKSGMNWQLIEAAAIALLTIGISIFIINISPSLQNLFSNQTFLLGSHFGNTGYFGIPISLALLPTEALSFSIGFDIGATLIIWSLGPLIMAHTENRSKKISQWRIFLRSILNSPASKGLLGALVVQCTPWNQQITSFLWMPSKIVIFLALIIVGMRISFLNISKNKSALTQIMLIKNALTIKLLFLPSLMLSICTILKVGTTMRNSLVLQAATPTAISILLISEASAKNQNSARSLVVWSTCFSLISIPLWAMVLKIS; the protein is encoded by the coding sequence ATGGAAATTGTTTATCTCCTTTTTGAATTAATTCCCTGCCTTTCCATAGGGTATCTGATTGGACGATTCAATCAAAACTTATCTTTAAAAATAGCAAAGCCTCTTACGACTTTTGGTATCCCAATAAGTTTGATGGGACTTCTTCTGAAATCTGGAATGAATTGGCAGTTAATAGAAGCTGCCGCTATTGCCCTTTTAACAATAGGAATATCCATTTTTATTATTAATATATCTCCATCACTTCAAAATCTTTTTTCAAATCAAACCTTTTTATTAGGTAGTCATTTTGGTAATACAGGCTATTTTGGGATTCCAATCTCATTAGCATTACTTCCTACAGAGGCTCTCAGCTTTAGTATTGGTTTTGATATTGGAGCCACTTTAATAATCTGGAGCTTAGGGCCATTGATAATGGCTCATACTGAAAATAGATCTAAGAAAATTTCTCAATGGAGAATTTTTCTTAGATCTATTTTAAATAGTCCTGCAAGCAAAGGTCTACTTGGGGCCCTAGTAGTTCAATGCACTCCATGGAATCAACAGATTACTTCTTTTCTTTGGATGCCTTCGAAAATTGTCATTTTTTTGGCTCTTATCATTGTTGGTATGCGAATTAGTTTTCTAAATATCTCTAAAAACAAATCTGCCCTTACTCAAATCATGCTTATCAAAAATGCTTTAACAATTAAATTACTTTTTCTTCCTAGCCTAATGCTGAGTATATGCACAATCCTTAAGGTCGGCACCACAATGAGAAATTCATTGGTTCTTCAAGCTGCCACTCCTACTGCAATCTCAATACTTCTAATCTCTGAAGCTAGTGCAAAAAATCAAAATTCAGCTCGATCATTAGTGGTATGGAGCACTTGTTTCTCTCTAATTTCAATACCTCTTTGGGCAATGGTTTTAAAAATTAGCTAG
- a CDS encoding rhomboid family intramembrane serine protease: protein MIKRTSKDDWQYLITFSLLAIVFIATDVLRIINKFDFAYISGRLLLEPYRIISTHFIHADLRHLLANAFGIVVVRYFFMQLRLKSSSLFIVLLLLLIPIQSFLQWVLDIYLINNPLSMLIGFSGLLYGVDAFILLSSIYGKNNFLHFDIGLSRNLQVRNAMSVLTGLGFIFSLFPRVSLSGHFTGFLAGLILFLF from the coding sequence GTGATAAAAAGGACTTCAAAAGATGATTGGCAATATCTGATTACTTTTTCTTTGCTAGCCATAGTTTTTATAGCAACTGATGTACTGAGAATCATAAATAAATTTGATTTTGCGTATATCTCCGGAAGACTTCTACTAGAACCATATCGAATTATCTCCACGCATTTTATTCATGCTGATTTACGCCATCTACTAGCTAACGCTTTTGGAATAGTCGTGGTTAGATATTTCTTTATGCAATTACGGCTCAAAAGCTCAAGTCTTTTTATAGTCCTCTTGCTTTTGTTAATACCAATTCAGTCTTTTCTTCAGTGGGTTCTAGATATATATCTCATCAATAACCCTCTATCTATGCTAATAGGATTTAGCGGATTACTCTATGGAGTAGATGCTTTTATTTTGTTGAGTTCAATTTATGGAAAAAATAATTTCCTTCATTTTGATATAGGACTATCTAGAAATCTTCAAGTAAGGAATGCCATGTCTGTGTTAACAGGCCTAGGATTCATTTTCTCCTTGTTCCCAAGAGTAAGTTTAAGCGGCCATTTTACTGGATTTCTAGCAGGTTTAATTCTTTTTCTTTTTTAA
- a CDS encoding DUF1651 domain-containing protein translates to MRLLSMNPEGWLIEPKGKWLLLFHKDPVSLQKLPQYYIDKWDVSPIYTPLTFINRRKVGLEPAIETWTELLGNGWKKIEHQFGEVA, encoded by the coding sequence ATGAGATTATTATCAATGAATCCTGAAGGTTGGCTAATTGAGCCAAAGGGGAAGTGGTTGCTTCTCTTCCATAAAGATCCAGTGTCCTTACAAAAACTACCTCAATATTACATTGACAAATGGGATGTATCACCGATTTATACTCCCTTGACATTTATCAATCGTAGAAAAGTTGGACTTGAACCTGCTATAGAGACATGGACAGAATTACTAGGTAATGGTTGGAAGAAAATTGAGCACCAATTTGGAGAAGTAGCGTAA
- a CDS encoding NRAMP family divalent metal transporter — MKLSRQGIQKSLGPGIVLAGACIGGSHLMSSTTAGAKFGFALVGLILLTNLLKYPFLLVGTRFTAVTGLSLLEGFKARNSIYLPLYLVIGLITGTFTIAAVSFVTGLLLTNIPFLSTIPPMDLSIGVLVASGIILLLGHYKALDKISKILVLMLTLLTSFAVISLLQRGSLGNIDINFIDSNPSPWTLSNLSFLIPLMGWMPGPVELCVWPSLWMFSRSRDTKYTANLQEAEFDFNLGYLITVITSLLFVSLGAFTMYGSGEVMLSESGVSFAQNLIRLYTSSMGDWAKWVIIPASFAAMFSTTLTCLDAYPRSISAVQGLLQGKDRGITSSLSERKRLQFWIVIHIFTSLTALLIAKSGGISVKDFVFGAMTGSFLTAPIFAWMAMDTLNSSLVSKKYRYSPLMNLLCWVGLSFLGGFSLLFIANSFFGLGIVN; from the coding sequence ATGAAGCTCTCAAGACAAGGTATTCAAAAGAGTTTAGGTCCTGGGATTGTTTTAGCTGGTGCATGTATTGGTGGGTCGCATTTAATGTCATCTACTACAGCTGGTGCAAAATTTGGATTTGCCTTAGTGGGCTTGATATTACTTACCAATTTATTGAAATATCCTTTTTTATTGGTCGGCACTCGCTTTACTGCTGTTACGGGACTTTCATTATTAGAAGGCTTTAAAGCTCGAAACTCAATATATCTACCTCTTTATTTAGTAATTGGCCTAATAACAGGGACATTTACTATTGCCGCAGTTAGCTTTGTCACTGGTCTTCTACTCACAAATATTCCTTTTTTATCAACCATCCCACCTATGGATTTATCTATTGGAGTTTTAGTTGCAAGTGGCATAATCTTGCTGCTCGGACATTACAAAGCACTAGATAAAATCTCAAAAATCCTTGTGTTGATGCTAACTCTCTTAACAAGTTTTGCAGTTATATCTCTATTACAGCGTGGTTCTCTCGGGAATATCGACATTAATTTTATTGACAGCAATCCAAGTCCTTGGACACTTTCAAATCTATCGTTTTTAATTCCATTAATGGGTTGGATGCCTGGTCCTGTTGAATTATGTGTTTGGCCTTCTCTCTGGATGTTCTCAAGATCAAGAGATACAAAATACACCGCAAATCTTCAAGAAGCTGAATTTGATTTTAATCTTGGATATTTAATTACTGTCATTACATCACTTTTATTTGTCTCTCTTGGTGCATTCACCATGTATGGGAGTGGCGAGGTGATGCTTTCAGAAAGTGGGGTTTCTTTTGCCCAAAATCTTATTCGTCTATATACATCTTCAATGGGGGATTGGGCTAAGTGGGTCATTATCCCAGCATCTTTTGCCGCAATGTTCAGTACGACATTGACATGCTTAGATGCATATCCTCGAAGTATTTCAGCAGTTCAAGGACTTCTTCAAGGAAAAGATAGAGGAATAACCTCATCCTTGTCTGAAAGGAAGCGACTACAATTTTGGATTGTTATACATATTTTCACTTCTTTAACTGCGCTTCTAATCGCAAAATCAGGAGGCATAAGTGTTAAAGATTTTGTCTTTGGAGCTATGACAGGCAGCTTTTTAACCGCACCTATATTTGCTTGGATGGCAATGGATACTCTTAATAGCTCATTAGTATCTAAAAAATATCGCTATAGTCCTTTAATGAATTTATTATGTTGGGTCGGCCTATCTTTCCTTGGAGGGTTTAGTTTGCTTTTCATTGCAAACTCTTTTTTTGGCTTAGGAATTGTAAATTAA
- a CDS encoding potassium channel family protein, whose protein sequence is MIRELVKYWVGPFLALGALFFFGALGYFLTEGWDWGDCLWMVLITITTIGFGEIEPLSAAGRAVTVFIIGGGLVVVQLTLQRFLTLSELGYFHRMRELRFRRSIRNMKNHIIVCGHGRIGEEIAEQLVLNDIEVLIIEKDPLIKSKADQKGLKVLLGDATFDATLLLAGIKTCRSLIVTLPNDASNLYVVLSANSLNSKCRIVARAETDEASVKLKLAGANIVVSPYIAAGKTMAEASL, encoded by the coding sequence ATGATTAGGGAGCTTGTTAAGTATTGGGTTGGCCCTTTTCTTGCTTTGGGGGCACTATTCTTTTTTGGAGCCCTTGGCTACTTCTTGACTGAAGGCTGGGATTGGGGCGATTGTCTTTGGATGGTTCTCATAACCATTACAACAATAGGTTTTGGTGAGATTGAACCTCTCAGTGCGGCAGGAAGAGCAGTAACTGTGTTCATTATCGGAGGAGGTCTTGTTGTAGTTCAATTAACCCTTCAACGCTTTCTTACTCTTTCTGAATTAGGATATTTTCACAGAATGAGAGAACTAAGGTTTCGCCGATCAATTAGAAACATGAAAAACCACATAATTGTTTGCGGTCATGGCCGAATTGGTGAAGAGATCGCAGAACAACTTGTCTTAAATGATATTGAAGTTCTTATTATTGAAAAGGATCCATTAATCAAAAGCAAAGCTGATCAGAAGGGTTTAAAAGTTTTGTTGGGAGATGCAACATTTGACGCAACTTTGCTATTGGCTGGAATAAAAACATGTCGAAGCCTCATCGTAACTTTGCCAAACGATGCATCTAATTTGTATGTTGTTCTTAGTGCAAATAGCCTTAATTCAAAATGTCGAATTGTAGCAAGAGCTGAAACTGATGAGGCATCAGTTAAATTGAAATTAGCAGGAGCCAACATTGTTGTCAGTCCTTATATTGCAGCAGGAAAAACAATGGCTGAAGCTTCTCTCTAA
- a CDS encoding phenylpyruvate tautomerase MIF-related protein, with protein MPLINVRTSVAQFEKPQTLLKELSKELSALTGKPESYVMTLMQTNVPMTFAGTNAPCCYVEIKSIGAITPAKMTAAFCEIISKNTTIPTNRIYIAFEDVSPDSWGWDGRVFG; from the coding sequence ATGCCGTTAATTAATGTTCGGACTTCAGTAGCTCAATTTGAAAAGCCTCAAACGTTACTGAAAGAACTTTCAAAAGAATTGTCTGCTTTAACTGGTAAACCAGAAAGTTATGTAATGACTTTGATGCAAACAAATGTACCCATGACATTCGCAGGCACTAATGCACCCTGTTGTTATGTTGAGATTAAATCGATTGGGGCAATCACACCTGCGAAAATGACAGCGGCTTTTTGCGAAATTATTTCAAAGAACACGACAATACCTACTAATCGTATTTATATAGCATTTGAAGATGTATCTCCAGATTCTTGGGGTTGGGATGGAAGAGTATTTGGATAA
- a CDS encoding fatty acid desaturase, which produces MSDIPTMPSIAKVIPRQCFTRQTSKSLAYLFRSILIQVIVVAIGLTIPYTPSMSLVWIIYALVSGTTAMGFWVIAHECGHGAFSNNRRLETVIGYFLHTILLVPYFSWQRSHSVHHRFTNHITEGETHVPLVIGGNGISEQAGGEEEIAFSRSIGKVAFGAMQLLMHLIIGWPAYLLAGKTGGPKYGMSNHFWPREPFSKKLWPSTWSKKVWKSDCGIAVVLIILFNWAWSFGIASVLTMYVGPLLVVNCWLVVYTWLHHTDSDVPHLGEEDFSFMRGAFLSIDRPYGKILDFLHHHIGSTHVIHHIAPTIPHYHAIEATRAIKKAFPKVYLFNPTPIHKALWSVASNCVAVKADGQSSRYLWEKNLN; this is translated from the coding sequence ATGTCTGATATTCCAACAATGCCATCAATTGCAAAGGTTATTCCACGCCAATGCTTTACCCGTCAGACCAGCAAATCTCTTGCTTACCTTTTTCGGTCAATTCTAATCCAGGTAATCGTCGTTGCGATAGGACTTACTATCCCTTATACACCCTCGATGTCATTGGTCTGGATTATATATGCCTTGGTTTCAGGTACTACTGCCATGGGCTTTTGGGTTATTGCTCATGAATGTGGACATGGGGCTTTTTCTAATAATCGTAGATTAGAGACAGTTATTGGATATTTTCTACATACGATACTTTTAGTCCCTTACTTTTCTTGGCAACGCTCTCACTCTGTTCACCATAGATTTACTAATCATATAACTGAAGGGGAGACCCATGTGCCTTTAGTAATTGGTGGCAATGGTATTAGTGAACAGGCTGGTGGTGAAGAGGAAATAGCATTTTCTAGGTCTATAGGGAAAGTTGCCTTTGGAGCAATGCAGTTATTGATGCATTTGATAATAGGTTGGCCTGCCTATTTGTTGGCTGGTAAAACTGGTGGCCCTAAGTATGGGATGTCTAATCATTTTTGGCCAAGAGAACCTTTCTCTAAAAAATTGTGGCCATCAACTTGGTCAAAGAAAGTCTGGAAGTCTGACTGTGGAATTGCAGTGGTTTTAATTATTCTTTTTAATTGGGCATGGTCCTTTGGTATAGCATCTGTTTTGACTATGTATGTTGGACCTTTACTAGTAGTTAATTGTTGGCTTGTTGTCTACACATGGCTTCACCACACTGATTCAGATGTTCCTCATTTAGGAGAAGAGGATTTCTCTTTTATGCGAGGGGCCTTTTTGTCAATTGATCGCCCGTATGGGAAAATTCTAGACTTTTTGCATCACCATATTGGCTCAACTCATGTCATTCATCATATAGCCCCAACTATTCCTCATTACCATGCAATAGAAGCTACTCGTGCAATTAAGAAAGCATTCCCTAAAGTTTACCTTTTTAATCCAACGCCTATACATAAGGCTCTTTGGAGTGTTGCTAGTAATTGTGTAGCCGTAAAGGCTGATGGTCAAAGTTCTAGATATCTTTGGGAAAAAAATCTAAATTAA
- a CDS encoding NAD(P)-dependent oxidoreductase, whose amino-acid sequence MFHPRLAFVGLGTIGLPIAANLISAGFKMKVHTRSRKAEKDKRLKGAISCSSPKEVVKGCEVLLICVSDDEAIEEVLFSSQGAYKNLKKKSLVIDFSTISPAKSRSIAKRLAKQNVDYIDAPVTGGTEGANKGSLTIFLGCKDIFLKEIIPFLKPIATNIYCFGEVGKGQEVKAINQILVAGSYAAVAEAIALGEQLDLPMDAVIKALQTGAASSWALSNRSNAMLKDEYPLGFKLGLHYKDLSIALNTAESIGLELPITKKVREIEKELISEGFENEDVSVLKRSIRKSSVIFPKKN is encoded by the coding sequence ATGTTTCATCCTCGTTTGGCATTTGTTGGGTTAGGCACAATTGGGCTTCCTATTGCAGCGAATTTAATATCCGCTGGATTTAAAATGAAAGTGCATACTCGTAGTCGTAAAGCAGAAAAGGACAAAAGGTTAAAAGGTGCAATTTCATGTTCAAGTCCTAAAGAGGTTGTAAAAGGATGTGAAGTCTTACTTATTTGCGTTAGCGATGATGAAGCAATAGAAGAGGTTTTGTTCTCTTCTCAAGGCGCATATAAGAATTTAAAGAAAAAGTCCCTTGTTATAGATTTCTCCACTATTAGCCCTGCCAAATCTAGGTCTATTGCAAAAAGGTTAGCTAAACAAAATGTAGATTATATTGATGCCCCGGTAACAGGTGGGACTGAAGGTGCAAACAAAGGTAGTTTAACAATATTTCTAGGTTGTAAGGATATCTTTCTTAAAGAAATAATTCCTTTCCTGAAGCCAATAGCTACAAATATTTATTGCTTTGGCGAGGTTGGAAAAGGTCAAGAAGTAAAAGCAATCAATCAAATCCTTGTGGCTGGTAGCTATGCCGCTGTGGCTGAAGCAATTGCTTTGGGAGAACAATTAGATTTGCCTATGGATGCTGTTATAAAAGCACTGCAAACGGGTGCTGCGAGCTCATGGGCTCTTTCTAACCGCTCAAATGCAATGCTTAAAGATGAATATCCTTTAGGTTTCAAATTAGGCTTACACTATAAAGATTTATCTATTGCTCTTAATACAGCAGAAAGCATAGGCTTAGAGCTTCCAATAACTAAAAAAGTTAGAGAAATAGAGAAGGAACTCATAAGTGAAGGGTTTGAAAATGAAGATGTCTCTGTTCTTAAAAGATCTATAAGGAAAAGTTCTGTGATCTTTCCTAAAAAAAATTAA
- the arfB gene encoding alternative ribosome rescue aminoacyl-tRNA hydrolase ArfB — MDLYIKSNLTIPGNELCWRFSRSSGAGGQNINKTESRVEVIFNIQASKVLSTFQKDRISEHLKTKLINGSIHIAVQERRTQYQNRQLALTRLATLIKYGLKPFAKIRRATKPTKSSQKKRVALKKQRGKIKKNRQKGSASYDE, encoded by the coding sequence ATGGACTTATATATAAAATCCAATTTAACCATCCCAGGGAATGAACTTTGTTGGCGTTTTTCACGGTCCTCAGGAGCTGGTGGGCAAAATATAAATAAAACTGAGAGTAGAGTTGAAGTCATTTTTAATATCCAGGCCTCTAAAGTTTTAAGTACATTCCAAAAGGATAGAATATCTGAACATTTAAAAACAAAACTAATTAATGGCTCAATTCATATAGCTGTTCAGGAAAGGCGCACGCAATATCAAAACAGACAATTGGCTTTAACTCGACTAGCTACTCTTATAAAATATGGTCTGAAGCCATTTGCCAAAATCAGAAGAGCAACGAAGCCAACTAAGTCATCTCAGAAAAAAAGAGTTGCCTTAAAAAAACAACGTGGAAAAATTAAGAAAAATCGCCAAAAGGGGTCTGCATCATATGACGAATAA
- a CDS encoding glutathione peroxidase, translating to MLINVKETVVETADGEKKNLGDYLGNVLLIVNVASLCGNTPQYKGLEKLFEKYKKNGFCVLAFPCNDFAGQEPGTIEEIKEFCSVKYGTTFEIFNKVHAKGLTTEPYTTLNKVEPKGDVSWNFEKFLVGKDGNVIARFEPSVEPSSEELITAIEVALSS from the coding sequence ATGTTGATCAACGTAAAAGAAACAGTAGTAGAAACTGCAGATGGAGAAAAGAAAAATCTTGGTGATTATTTAGGCAACGTCTTATTAATAGTAAATGTAGCAAGCCTTTGTGGAAATACTCCTCAGTACAAAGGTTTGGAGAAACTTTTTGAAAAGTATAAGAAAAACGGTTTTTGTGTTCTTGCCTTCCCTTGTAATGATTTTGCTGGTCAGGAGCCCGGGACTATCGAGGAGATCAAGGAGTTTTGCTCGGTAAAATACGGAACCACATTTGAAATTTTTAACAAGGTTCATGCAAAAGGTCTAACAACTGAGCCTTATACAACACTCAATAAAGTTGAACCTAAAGGAGATGTTTCTTGGAACTTTGAAAAATTCTTAGTCGGCAAGGATGGTAATGTTATTGCAAGATTCGAACCTAGCGTTGAACCATCAAGTGAGGAATTGATAACAGCAATTGAAGTTGCGTTGTCTTCATAG
- a CDS encoding DUF2237 family protein has product MVNISDSIKSKNVLGEPLQQCSCNPITGWYRDGSCKTDSSDVGKHSICCVVSEAFLRYSKAQGNDLSTPIPQFDFPGLKDGDHWCLCALRWKQAYDDGMAPWVRLEATEISTLEIIDIEVLRKHSYQSTQ; this is encoded by the coding sequence ATGGTTAATATTTCAGATTCAATTAAATCTAAGAATGTTCTTGGAGAACCATTACAACAGTGTAGCTGCAATCCAATTACTGGTTGGTATAGAGACGGTAGTTGTAAAACAGATTCTTCCGATGTTGGTAAACATTCTATTTGTTGTGTAGTGAGTGAAGCTTTTTTGAGATATAGCAAAGCACAAGGGAATGATTTATCTACGCCAATTCCCCAGTTTGATTTTCCAGGATTAAAAGACGGCGATCATTGGTGTTTATGTGCTCTAAGATGGAAGCAAGCTTATGATGATGGGATGGCTCCTTGGGTTAGGCTAGAGGCAACTGAAATTAGCACGCTAGAAATAATTGACATTGAAGTATTGAGAAAGCATTCTTATCAAAGCACCCAATAA
- a CDS encoding 2OG-Fe(II) oxygenase: MELIARYHNKGFESVADGVIAFFNRRPDLHRKGISFDSKEYSSATESKVSTDISLVAIDQSDPEAYALSEVIMRGVDAALNRYLIERPLFKTCCPEQSLFVNPIFNLQRYAPNEGFKQWHCDWATNEEITKPIYRVLAWILYCNDVDSGGTEFHWQEHHESAKRGKLIIFPAGLSHIHRGRITKTATKTIATGWINAGNKKTFISRLAQS, from the coding sequence ATGGAATTAATTGCCCGTTATCATAATAAAGGGTTTGAATCTGTTGCTGATGGTGTTATAGCATTCTTTAATAGACGTCCAGACTTACACCGGAAAGGCATCTCTTTTGATAGCAAAGAATATTCTTCTGCAACAGAATCTAAGGTTTCAACTGATATAAGTCTTGTAGCTATTGACCAGTCAGACCCAGAAGCATATGCATTATCTGAAGTGATAATGCGTGGTGTCGATGCTGCTCTAAATCGCTATCTAATTGAACGGCCTCTCTTTAAAACTTGTTGTCCAGAACAATCTCTTTTCGTTAACCCAATCTTCAACTTACAAAGATATGCGCCAAATGAAGGCTTCAAGCAATGGCATTGTGATTGGGCTACTAATGAAGAGATTACAAAACCTATATATCGAGTACTTGCATGGATACTTTATTGCAATGATGTTGATTCAGGAGGAACCGAATTTCATTGGCAAGAACATCATGAATCGGCTAAACGAGGCAAACTTATAATTTTCCCAGCAGGCTTATCTCATATTCATAGAGGACGCATAACAAAAACCGCAACCAAAACAATTGCAACAGGATGGATTAATGCAGGCAATAAAAAAACATTCATTTCCAGATTAGCGCAGAGCTAA